The following DNA comes from Paenibacillus antri.
TTTTTGCGTAAAAAGTTGGAGCACGAAGATATACGATGAGCGTAAAAATGAAACATCGAGCGGACACGTACGTATGGTATAAGCAGAACCGTATTTTTTCGGAAGGGGAAAGGAGGAGCGAGCATGGATTGTAGAGAAGCCCTCCCCTTGATTCACGAATATTTGGACGGCGACCTGGAGCGCGATCGAGCGGAGGCGCTGCGGCTCCATATGCGGGGCTGCGCGAGCTGCACGACGACGTTCGCCGAGTTCGAACGGACGGAAGCGCTCGTTCGCGCGTTGGATGAGCCCGCGACGCCGCCGCATCTCTCGGCGTCGATCATGGCGGCGCTGCCGCCGATGCGGGCGAACCGCAGCTGGGCGCGCTGGATGCGCAAGCATCCCGCAGCGACCGCCGCTGCGGCGTTCCTGCTCATCATGGTCAGCAGCTTCTTCTCGTTGTGGAACCAGGGATCGCAGCTCGCGGTACGGGGCGACGATCTCGAAGGCATCGTGATCGAGGACGGCAAGGTAATCGTGCCGCAAGGCGCGAGGATGGAAGGCGATCTGGTCGTGGAGAACGGAACGGTGCAAGTCGACGGCGATCTCGAAGGAGACTTGATCGTGATCGACGGGAACGTCGCGTTGGCGTCCACGGCGCATATCTCCGGTCGGGTGCAGGAAGTGGATCGGGCGCTCGATTACATCTGGTTCAAGCTGGGCGAATGGTTCGGCGGCATGCTGCCGGCCCCCCAGCCATAAGGGTTTACGCGAAGTCCCTCCGAGTCGGAGGGATTTTTTGTTTTGTTAGGAGGAGGCCCCTATTTATGATATGATAATTCCAAACGGCTTGACCGATCCCGGGGATTCGGGACAAGCCTAAGAGGCGTCGGGGGGACGGACCGGTGGACATGTTTCAGGACTGGACATGGTCGACTACGCTGAAGGAAATCGTAGATATTACCATCGTCAGCTATATCATATACAAGCTCATCCTGCTCGTTCGCGGCACCCGCGCGGTGCAGCTGCTGAAGGGGATCGTCGTGTTGATCGCGGTGTGGGCGATCAGTTACATTTTCGAACTATTGACATTGCAGTGGCTTATGAACCAGCTGTTCACGTGGGGCGTCGTCGCGGTGTTCGTCATCTTCCAGCCGGAGCTCCGGCGGGCGCTCGAGCAGCTCGGCCGGGGACGCATTCTGACGATCGGCACGTCGGACGAGGATGCCGCGGTCAACGACCGCATCGGGCAAGTGATCGCCGCGTTGCATCTGCTGTCGGGACGGCGCATCGGCGCGCTGCTCGTGTTCGAACGGGAGACGGGCTTGTCGGAATTCATCGAGTCGGGCATTAAGCTCGAATCGCAGATCAGTACGGAATTGATCGTTAATATTTTCATCCCGAACACGCCGCTTCACGATGGAGCGGTTATTATTCGCGGCGGCCAAATTATGGCGGCGGGCTGCTACTTGCCGCTGTCGGAAAATCCGTTCATCAGCAAGGAGCTCGGCACGCGCCATCGGGCCGCCATCGGCATGAGCGAGGCGTCGGACGCCATCGTCGTCATCGTCTCCGAGGAGACGGGTCAAATTTCGCTCGCGATTCACGGGCAGATGGTGCGCGACGTGAAGGAAGAATCGCTCATCTCGAAGCTTCATGAAGAGCTGAACCCGAAGATGAAGCGGAAGCCCAAGAGGGAGCGTCCGTTCTTCACCAAGAAGAAGGGGGAGCCGCCTCATGGATAACTGGCTGCGCAACAACAACATTATCCGCATCGTGGCCGTGGTCGTGGGCCTGTTGCTCTGGGTGATCGTGCGGCTCGACGTGCAGAACGCGTCCGGGCCGACGCAGCCGACCACGGTATCGCAAACCTATACGAGTCAATCGATTAAGGTCGTCGGGCTCGATGAAGAGCGCTATACGCTGCTGTCGTACGAGCCGACGAAGGTGTCGCTGACGGTCATCGGCACGGCGGCGGCGTTGCGGCGAGTGGAGATCGAGGATTACCGAATCGTGCTGGATTTGACGGACGTGCAATCGGGCGAGCATCTCGTGTCGTTAACGCACGAGGGGTTCCCGAGCAACGTGCAGGTCGTACTCGATCCGCCGAACGTATCGGTGTCGCTGGATGAGAAGGAACGCAAGGAAGTGCCGGTCACGATCAATATGATCGGTTCGCCGGCCGACGGCTTCACCGCGGGCGAACCGGTGGCGCAGCCGAACCGCGTGAACGTGACCGTGTCGAGCAGCCTCGCGGATCAGGTGGCGAGCGTCGTCGGCTTAATCGACATCGACGGAGCGAGGGAATCGGTGCGGCAGCAGGTGAAGCTCGTCGCGCTCGATCAAGACGGCGCGGAGCTGGACGTGGCGGTCACGCCGAACGTCGTCGACGTCGAGGTGCCGATCACGAGCCCGTTCAAGACGGTGCCGCTGCAGATCTTGTTGGAAGGCGAGACGCCGCCGGGCTTCGCGGTGGGCGCCTTCGAGCAGAGCGCCGGGGAAGTGACGGTGTTCGCGCCGCAGGCGTTCTTGAACTCGCTGGAGTTCTACGACGGCTTGCGGATCAATCTGGCGGCGCTGACGGCGACGCGTACGTTCGAATTCGACGTGCCGCTGAAGGACGGCGTCGAGCGAATCGATCCGGGCAAGGTGACCGCCAAGGTGACCATCGTGCCGGCGGTGAACGCGACGCTGCCGGCGGTGCCGCTGACGCTGAACGGCAAGCGGGCGGAATACGAATACCGCGTGACCGCGCCGGAAGCGGGAACGGTCGATGTGCTTGTCGAGGCGGCGCCCGACATCATTAAGAATTTGGCCGCGGACGAAGTGAACGCGATCGTGGACGTCAGCAATCTGCCGCCGGGCGTTCATGAGCTTCCGGTGGAATATACGCTGCCGTCGTTCGTGGAAGCGGCAGACGGCAACGTCGGCACGGTGACGGTAGAGGTGGCGGCCGCCAGCGAGGAGACGTCCGGCGAGCCGGCCGAGCCTGCGGACGACGCGGAAGCGCCGGAGGACGGCTCCGGAGCCGCCGGCACTCCCGGCGGCGGAACCGGGAGCGGCGGCGGTACGGGCGGCTCCGGCGGCTCGACCGGCGGTTCGGGGACCGATAGCGGAGGAGAGGCCGCGTCGGACGGGCAGGACGACGGACCGCCCGCGTAGGGAGAAGCGGGACGCCTCCGATTGTCACCTTCTTGCAAGCGAATGCGTTTACTGTCACATAGGCGGTTTTCATGGGAAGTCGTTGGGAGAAAAAGGATCAGGAACAGACGAGAAGGAGACGACGGAGAACATATGGGGAAATATTTCGGGACGGACGGCGTTCGCGGCGTTGCGAACAAGGAATTGACGCCGGAGCTGGCGTTCCGCATCGGACGATGCGGCGGGTATGAATTGACGAGAGAAGCGACGGACGGCAAGCGGCCGACGGTCGTCATCGGCCGCGACACGCGGGTGTCGGGACCGATGCTGGAGGCGGCGCTCGTCGCGGGCTTGTTATCGATCGGCGCGGACGTCGTTCGGATCGGCGTCGTGTCGACGCCGGCGGTCGCGTATTTGACGCGGAAGCTCGGCGCGGACGCGGGGGTCATGATTTCGGCGTCGCATAATCCGGTGCAAGATAACGGGATCAAGTTTTTCGGCGGAGACGGCTTCAAGCTGAGCGATGAGACGGAGCTCGAAATCGAGCGCTTGATGGACGCGGAGATCGACGAGCTGCCGCGTCCGGTCGGCGGCGAGATGGGCACCGTGCGCGACGATGCCGAAGCGAAGTGGCTGTACGCGGATTACTTGCGTTCGATCACCCCGGTGCGATTCGACGGCAAGAAGATCGTGCTCGACTGCGCGCACGGGTCGGCGTTCGAGCTCGCGCCGCGCATCTTCGCGGAGCTGGGCGCGGAAGTGATCGCGATCGGCGCGGAGCCGAACGGCTTGAACATTAACGCCGGCGTCGGCTCGACGCATACGGAGACGATTCGCGCGGAGACGCTGAAGCACGGCGCGTTCCTCGGGCTGTCGTTCGACGGCGACGCGGATCGCTTGATCGCCGTCGACGAGAACGGCGAGGAGGTCGACGGCGACTACATCCTGTGCATCTGCGGCGATGCGATGCGCAAGGCGGGGCGCCTCGCGAACGACACGATCGTCACGACGGTCATGGCGAACTTAGGCTTCTTCAAGGCGGCGCGGGAGCTTGCGCTGAACACGGCGCAGACGGCGGTCGGCGACCGGTACGTGATGGAAGAGATGCGCCGCGGCGGCTTCAACCTCGGCGGCGAGCAGTCGGGACACGTGATCTTCCTCGACTACAATACGACGGGCGACGGGATCCTGACGGCGTTGCAGCTGGCGGCTACGGTCGTCGCGTCGGGGCAGCCGCTCAGTAGCTTGAAGACGATGATGCAGAAGTTTCCGCAGGTGCTGGTGAACGTGCGCGTCGCCGACAAGAGCGGCCTGAAGGACAATGCGCGCATCGCGGCGTCGATTCGCGAGGCGGAGGCGGCGCTCGGCGAGAACGGGCGCGTGCTCGTGCGCCCGTCCGGCACGGAATCGCTCGTGCGCGTCATGGCGGAGGGGCCGGAGGCGGCCGTCATCGAAGCGCATGTCGCGCGGATCGCGGACGTCGTTCGCGAGGAGCTCGGGGCGGCGCAGTAACGAACATGAATAACGGCTTTCGCGCAATGACGCGAAAGCCGTTTTTTTTCATCCCGCACGTCTACGATCGACGGTGGTGGTACGCCGTAGGGGACATCCCGTGGGTTGCCGTAAACAGCCTCGTGAAGTGATGGATGGAGGAATACCCCAAATCCTCGGCGATGTCCGAAATCGAACGGTGGCTTTCGCATAGAGCGGCTTCCGCCTGCGCCATCATCGTCTTCGTCCAATACGCCTTGGGCGACAGGCCGGTAGATTGTTTAAATAGCTCGTGAAACCGAGTTTTCCGCAGGCCGGATTCGCCGGCCCATATCTCGTAATCGGAATACGCGTACGTCTCCTTATGAATGCGCTCCAGCATCGCTTGAATCCGGGAGTCCGTTCGGAATCGAGACGGAGCCGACTGCAGCAAGTCCAAGAGGAAAGCCTTCAACAAACTGTTCGCGACCGGCTTCGCGTACGTCCCGTCTTTGCGGAAATGCGTCACGGCCGCGGAAAATAACTGCGACAGTTCCGCATACCGTTGCAGCGGTATGATGACGGGAAGGCGCTCCAGTTCCCGGCAGGAATGTACGGGCGTCGCCAACGCCTCGTTGAAATCCGAAGCTTTCCAAACCAGATGCTGATCGGTGGAGAGCGGGGCGTGCGCCCAAAGCTCGAAATAGATGTTGTACGCGGAGAGCAGGTGATCCGCGTCGGTCGAAATCGCATGCTTCTCCCGCGGAGGGATATACAGGAGATCTCCCTTCCGAACGGGATGCGTTCGGTCCCGATACGTAACGGTCCCTCTCCCTCCGGAAATGAGATGGAACGCGTAGCAATACCCGATGCGCGCGGATTCGTCGGCGTTCCGTTCCCAACGGAACCGATAATGATGCGCGACGCGGATGTGGGGGGAGACGGAGGCGATGTCCATCATGGGATCCACTCCAATACGATTGATCGGAAAAAATGACAAACGCCGAACTCGCCGCCAAATACGAAGCTTTGCGGAATTGGTATGATTTTATCATGAGATCCATCCACAAAGAAGGGCGATGATCGGAAGATGCAAAATATCGGCGGAAGCTTATCGAAGGAACAAGTAGAATTCTACAACACCGAGGGCTACCTCGTCATCGAACAGCTGTTGACCGAGGAGGAGATGGGACCGGTACGGGAGGCGATGACGCGGAAGGTATCCATGATCGCCGACGAACTGCTGCGGGACGGCTTGATCGAGGACGCGCTGGAGCATCGTCCGTTCCGGTATCGATTGGCGGAGCTGTTCCGGGGGTTGAGCGCCGAACAGTTTTTGAAATACGGAAGGAGTTGGCGGGACCGGCTGCCGGGCTATTATGATTTGATGAGCAACCCGAAAATCTTGGATGCGGTGGAGTCGCTGATCGGGGGAGAAATTTTCGCGAATCCGGTGTACAACGTCAGGCCGAAAATTCCGAGAGTCGCGGCCGGCGCCGTTCCATGGCATCAAGATAAATCGTATTGGCCGGATGCGAACGCGAACCCGGTCATCACCGTGTGGATCCCGCTGGTGGACGCCAACGAAACGAACGGTTGTCTCCATATCAAGCCTAGGACGCACCGGAAGAGACTGCTGAAGTGGCATCGCGAAAGCTTGACGGGTACGGGATACACGGCTCTGAAGGAAACCCAGTTGGGGAATCGTCAGACGGTAGCCTTGCCCGTATCCGCCGGGAGCGCGATTTTGTTCAACGATCGCTGCCTGCATATGTCGACGGCCAACCATTCGAACGAGGTGCGATGGAGCGTCGATCTTCGGTACCAGCCCACGGATCAGGATCCAATGCCGCAGCACGGCGCAGGATTTCTAGCGAGAAGCCGGAAGCATCCCGAGCGAGTCGCGACCTTGGAGGATTGGCTTGCCGAACGAACGGAGCGGCTCGAGAACCGCTGAAGCCGCGGGGAAAGGAACGGCCAAGGCTGAAACCGTCATGAGCGGCGCGGATGAAGGATGGAACTTCTTCCCCCGCCGTTCGGCGGTTTTTCCTTTTCACAAAATCCATGAAAATCCATTGAAAATTGCTGTTGCCATGGGCGGCCTTTATGCATAAGATAGGAATATGACTTTGACGGAGAAAGTGAGGGTCGCTATTTTCGGGCATCATAAGCGCCAGAGCTTGCATCGGGATCGGGCGGAGCGGGACGAGACGTTCGGGGACAACCGGACGACGACGTCGCGCTCGCGGATGGAACGGCTAACGGAAAGCCGTCCAAACGAGAAGCCGATCGCCGCGACAAGCTGACGAGGTGGAGGCGTTCGAGGATTTAACGTTCGGCGGGGACCTCCCGGCAGCGCCGCTAGGCCGAAATTGGGCATGCAAAACGAGAAGGCGACTTCTCCGACAAACATCCCATAGGGCGGCATGGAATTTTGTTCTCTTTTTTGTAGGCGGACGGAGTCCGTTTCTTTAAAGCTGTGCGGTTTGGGGTTGGAGGCATTTTCGAAAAAAGGGTATTGGGATTTACTGGTAAGGTTTCGGGAAAACCCGAGGCCCTGTTTTCGTACGCTCCTTCCCTTCAATTTATTGACAAATTCGGAGGGATCTTTCTATATGTGTGGAATCGTTGGATATATCGGTCATCGGGATTCGCAGAACATCTTGGTCGAGGGCTTGAAGAAGTTGGAGTATCGCGGGTACGATTCCGCGGGCATCGCGGTGTACAGCGACGAGGGGCTCGTCGTGCGCAAGGCGAAGGGCCGACTCGCGGTGTTGGAAGGCCAGCTGTGCGAGGAACCGATCGCGGGCTCGGCCGGCATCGGGCATACGCGCTGGGCGACGCACGGCAAGCCGTCGGACGTCAACTCGCATCCGCATACGGACGAGAAGCAGAAGATCTCCGTCGTGCATAACGGCATTATCGAGAACTACCTTCCCTTGAAGGAAGAGCTTACCGCGAAAGGCTACACGTTCGTGTCCGAGACGGATACGGAAGTTATCGCGCACTTGCTCGCAGACTTGTACGAGGGCGACATCGTGGCGGCGGTGCGGGCGGCCGTGAAGCGGATGCGCGGGGCGTTCGGCCTCGGCGTGCTGGCGGAGTCGGAACCGGATAAGCTCGTGGCGGTGCGGATGCACTCTCCGTTGATTATCGGTCTCGGGGAAAATGAAAACTTCATCGCCTCCGACATTCCTGCGATTCTCGAGCACACGCGCGACGTGTATATTCTCAACGACGGCGAGATGGCGATCCTGACGAAGGACGGCGTCACGCTGACGGACCTCGAAGGCGGCTCGATCTCGCGCGACGCGTACCGCGTCGAGTGGGATCTCGAGACGGCGGAGAAGGGCGGCTACGAGCATTTCATGCTGAAGGAAATTTTCGAGCAGCCGCGCGCGTACCGCGACACGATGAGCCCGCGCATCGACGGGAACCGCGTCGTTCTGCCGGACGTCGGCTTGACGGCGGACATCATCCGCGGCATTCGCCG
Coding sequences within:
- a CDS encoding CdaR family protein, with amino-acid sequence MDNWLRNNNIIRIVAVVVGLLLWVIVRLDVQNASGPTQPTTVSQTYTSQSIKVVGLDEERYTLLSYEPTKVSLTVIGTAAALRRVEIEDYRIVLDLTDVQSGEHLVSLTHEGFPSNVQVVLDPPNVSVSLDEKERKEVPVTINMIGSPADGFTAGEPVAQPNRVNVTVSSSLADQVASVVGLIDIDGARESVRQQVKLVALDQDGAELDVAVTPNVVDVEVPITSPFKTVPLQILLEGETPPGFAVGAFEQSAGEVTVFAPQAFLNSLEFYDGLRINLAALTATRTFEFDVPLKDGVERIDPGKVTAKVTIVPAVNATLPAVPLTLNGKRAEYEYRVTAPEAGTVDVLVEAAPDIIKNLAADEVNAIVDVSNLPPGVHELPVEYTLPSFVEAADGNVGTVTVEVAAASEETSGEPAEPADDAEAPEDGSGAAGTPGGGTGSGGGTGGSGGSTGGSGTDSGGEAASDGQDDGPPA
- the cdaA gene encoding diadenylate cyclase CdaA; amino-acid sequence: MFQDWTWSTTLKEIVDITIVSYIIYKLILLVRGTRAVQLLKGIVVLIAVWAISYIFELLTLQWLMNQLFTWGVVAVFVIFQPELRRALEQLGRGRILTIGTSDEDAAVNDRIGQVIAALHLLSGRRIGALLVFERETGLSEFIESGIKLESQISTELIVNIFIPNTPLHDGAVIIRGGQIMAAGCYLPLSENPFISKELGTRHRAAIGMSEASDAIVVIVSEETGQISLAIHGQMVRDVKEESLISKLHEELNPKMKRKPKRERPFFTKKKGEPPHG
- a CDS encoding AraC family transcriptional regulator; translation: MMDIASVSPHIRVAHHYRFRWERNADESARIGYCYAFHLISGGRGTVTYRDRTHPVRKGDLLYIPPREKHAISTDADHLLSAYNIYFELWAHAPLSTDQHLVWKASDFNEALATPVHSCRELERLPVIIPLQRYAELSQLFSAAVTHFRKDGTYAKPVANSLLKAFLLDLLQSAPSRFRTDSRIQAMLERIHKETYAYSDYEIWAGESGLRKTRFHELFKQSTGLSPKAYWTKTMMAQAEAALCESHRSISDIAEDLGYSSIHHFTRLFTATHGMSPTAYHHRRS
- a CDS encoding phytanoyl-CoA dioxygenase family protein, with amino-acid sequence MQNIGGSLSKEQVEFYNTEGYLVIEQLLTEEEMGPVREAMTRKVSMIADELLRDGLIEDALEHRPFRYRLAELFRGLSAEQFLKYGRSWRDRLPGYYDLMSNPKILDAVESLIGGEIFANPVYNVRPKIPRVAAGAVPWHQDKSYWPDANANPVITVWIPLVDANETNGCLHIKPRTHRKRLLKWHRESLTGTGYTALKETQLGNRQTVALPVSAGSAILFNDRCLHMSTANHSNEVRWSVDLRYQPTDQDPMPQHGAGFLARSRKHPERVATLEDWLAERTERLENR
- the glmM gene encoding phosphoglucosamine mutase, coding for MGKYFGTDGVRGVANKELTPELAFRIGRCGGYELTREATDGKRPTVVIGRDTRVSGPMLEAALVAGLLSIGADVVRIGVVSTPAVAYLTRKLGADAGVMISASHNPVQDNGIKFFGGDGFKLSDETELEIERLMDAEIDELPRPVGGEMGTVRDDAEAKWLYADYLRSITPVRFDGKKIVLDCAHGSAFELAPRIFAELGAEVIAIGAEPNGLNINAGVGSTHTETIRAETLKHGAFLGLSFDGDADRLIAVDENGEEVDGDYILCICGDAMRKAGRLANDTIVTTVMANLGFFKAARELALNTAQTAVGDRYVMEEMRRGGFNLGGEQSGHVIFLDYNTTGDGILTALQLAATVVASGQPLSSLKTMMQKFPQVLVNVRVADKSGLKDNARIAASIREAEAALGENGRVLVRPSGTESLVRVMAEGPEAAVIEAHVARIADVVREELGAAQ
- a CDS encoding zf-HC2 domain-containing protein; this encodes MDCREALPLIHEYLDGDLERDRAEALRLHMRGCASCTTTFAEFERTEALVRALDEPATPPHLSASIMAALPPMRANRSWARWMRKHPAATAAAAFLLIMVSSFFSLWNQGSQLAVRGDDLEGIVIEDGKVIVPQGARMEGDLVVENGTVQVDGDLEGDLIVIDGNVALASTAHISGRVQEVDRALDYIWFKLGEWFGGMLPAPQP